The genomic region CGGCCTCTATCCTGAATGGAACCCTCTCTTCACCAAGGCGACTGGACCTGTGACCCCCGGCGAAAGATTCGACCTCGTGGTGAAGCTCCCCGGTATGGATCCTTTCCCCATCAAGCCGGTACTGCAGGAGGCGGAGCCGAAATCCCGGTTATCCTGGCAAAGCAGCATGCTCTCCAGCGCGGTCCTCAGTTGGACCTTCTGCTACGAGCTTCACAGCCTGTCCCCCGACCGGTTGAGGCTGACCCAGCGCTCCTCGTTCAAGGGGCTTCTTTCACCGCTTTTCTCCTTCGCCATGAAGAAACCGGTCACCGACGGCATGAAGTCCCTGAACGAAGCCCTCAAGCGCTGGGGCGAGAAGGGTAAAGTCAGCTGCATGAAGTGTTGAAACTTCCCATTCCTCTCACATCCCGCTGGCGCTCCGCTGCAAAAAAGGGTATTATCGCCGACGCTCCCTCATTAGGGAGCCGTGCGCTTTACCACTTCCCCTGAGGAGCGACCGATGCAAGATTTTCCCGCTGTCCACCTTCCCGAATCCATCACCGACCTGCCTCAGGTGCGCGCCCAATGGCCCGGCACCTGTTTCGTCTGTTCCCAGGGGCATCCCCACGGGCTGCGCCTTCGCTTCCACCACACCGACGTAGGCGTCGCCTGCGCCTGCCGCATCCCTGCCGGCTACTGCGGTTTCGACGGCATGGTTCACGGCGGCATCATCTCCGCCCTGATGGACGAGGCTGCCGCCTATTCGCTCTTCGCCCGCTACGGCAAGCTGGGCGTTACGCGCGAGATGCAGACCCGCTTTCTGAAGCCGGTCCCCACCGAAACTGAAATCCGGGTGGTAGGGCAGATCGTTTCCTTCGGCCCCACCCA from Citrifermentans bremense harbors:
- a CDS encoding SRPBCC domain-containing protein yields the protein MAELTTEITLEAPIERIWQLLIDFGLYPEWNPLFTKATGPVTPGERFDLVVKLPGMDPFPIKPVLQEAEPKSRLSWQSSMLSSAVLSWTFCYELHSLSPDRLRLTQRSSFKGLLSPLFSFAMKKPVTDGMKSLNEALKRWGEKGKVSCMKC
- a CDS encoding PaaI family thioesterase, with translation MQDFPAVHLPESITDLPQVRAQWPGTCFVCSQGHPHGLRLRFHHTDVGVACACRIPAGYCGFDGMVHGGIISALMDEAAAYSLFARYGKLGVTREMQTRFLKPVPTETEIRVVGQIVSFGPTQAEVSMAIFDAAGQRLAEGRTFWAFPRLSRIAALAGVEEAVLQRFLDDCQVVG